One part of the Heptranchias perlo isolate sHepPer1 chromosome 10, sHepPer1.hap1, whole genome shotgun sequence genome encodes these proteins:
- the wdr89 gene encoding WD repeat-containing protein 89 gives MEQIERWFNNLRIAKRSTQKTEDLTYLLDIDCLKSLTGQSNQLVAVSCSNHSVRVYNKQTLTLVQQFQGHSAPISGIRFAQTSGQLLYSASCDGTVKCWDVRSSSTNAVQTYKGYPNNAFISFDISCNDLVICAGTEKIEDAFMVFWDARSGTNVDSSGGREPLGVYSETHNNDITQVRFHPSNPNMVASGSTDGLVNIFDISQETEDDALLATCNSDSSVSFVEWSGKEQKQIFCITYDGGFFLWDLAHLHSDEPITLVKIQDAKETLKFDSGNLDYLIGGFYHEKAEKLFVLGGTHVGKLHFLNCDADGLAHMHTLQDGHSATVRAFYWNSEDNSLLTCGEDAQLFLWKPNATETTTEKKTSMKLPSDVHRKMRVHSKNAYKSKK, from the coding sequence ATGGAGCAGATTGAGAGGTGGTTTAATAACCTGCGCATTGCAAAACGATCCACACAGAAAACTGAAGATTTAACCTACCTACTGGATATTGACTGCCTAAAATCACTCACAGGACAAAGCAATCAACTAGTTGCTGTTTCATGTTCTAACCACTCTGTCCGTGTATACAATAAACAGACTCTAACCCTAGTTCAACAATTCCAGGGCCACTCTGCTCCTATTAGTGGGATTAGGTTTGCACAAACCAGTGGCCAGTTGCTATACTCTGCATcatgtgatgggacagtgaagtgtTGGGATGTGCGTTCATCCAGCACAAATGCAGTTCAGACTTATAAAGGCTATCCTAATAACGCATTCATCAGCTTTGATATCAGCTGTAATGATTTGGTTATCTGTGCTGGAACAGAAAAGATTGAAGATGCTTTCATGGTTTTCTGGGATGCTCGAAGTGGGACAAATGTGGATAGTTCTGGAGGTCGGGAACCTCTTGGGGTTTATTCGGAGACACACAACAATGACATCACCCAAGTGCGGTTCCATCCCTCAAATCCCAACATGGTGGCATCGGGGTCAACTGATGGGTTAGTCAATATTTTTGACATCAGCCAGGAAACAGAAGATGATGCTCTCCTTGCAACTTGCAACTCAGATTCCTCAGTCAGTTTTGTTGAGTGGTCTGGTAAGGAGCAGAAACAGATTTTTTGCATCACCTATGATGGTGGTTTCTTTCTGTGGGACCTTGCCCACCTGCACAGTGACGAGCCCATCACACTCGTGAAAATACAAGATGCCAAAGAAACCTTGAAATTTGACAGTGGCAACCTGGACTACCTGATTGGAGGCTTTTATCATGAAAAGGCTGAAAAGTTGTTCGTATTGGGTGGCACCCATGTGGGAAAACTTCACTTTTTAAACTGTGACGCTGATGGCCTCGCCCACATGCACACACTGCAAGATGGACACTCGGCTACAGTTCGTGCCTTTTACTGGAATTCAGAGGATAATTCTTTGTTGACGTGTGGGGAGGACGCTCAGCTGTTCTTATGGAAACCAAATGCCACTGAAACGACTACGGAAAAGAAGACATCGATGAAACTTCCGTCTGACGTGCATAGAAAAATGAGAGTTCACAGCAAAAATGCTTACAAAAGTAAGAAGTAA